One Desulfobulbus oligotrophicus DNA segment encodes these proteins:
- a CDS encoding FeoA family protein, producing the protein MEKTLNEIAVGQAGTVVGFTRKAGGYRQKLLAMGLTKGTAFKVIRVAPMGDPVEISVRNYSLSLRRDEAKTLLVAEGDK; encoded by the coding sequence GTGGAAAAAACACTCAATGAAATTGCCGTGGGCCAGGCAGGAACCGTTGTCGGTTTTACCCGGAAGGCCGGGGGATATCGCCAGAAGCTTCTGGCAATGGGGCTCACCAAGGGGACTGCGTTCAAAGTAATACGGGTGGCCCCGATGGGGGATCCTGTGGAGATTTCGGTTCGGAACTACAGCCTCAGTCTGCGCCGGGACGAGGCAAAGACGCTTCTGGTTGCGGAGGGTGATAAGTGA
- a CDS encoding FeoC-like transcriptional regulator, with the protein MDLIQLKKYLQSRKIVPLQDMALHFQTDTETVRPLLDVWVNKGKVRQRPGSAAPCKGCCQCDPATIEVYEWIE; encoded by the coding sequence ATGGATCTGATTCAATTAAAAAAATACCTGCAGTCACGCAAGATCGTACCCTTGCAGGACATGGCGTTACATTTTCAAACCGATACTGAAACCGTCCGTCCGCTGCTCGACGTGTGGGTCAACAAGGGCAAGGTGCGGCAGCGTCCTGGTTCAGCTGCGCCCTGCAAGGGGTGCTGTCAGTGCGACCCGGCAACCATCGAGGTGTACGAGTGGATTGAATAG
- the meaB gene encoding methylmalonyl Co-A mutase-associated GTPase MeaB — MTSNTKMPEWAPEGNCEGFACRVMDGVEAGHDGISTYNGTGKGSKIAVRHRRPQLDAEQYAEGVLRGDLAVLGRAITLVESNAAQHIEKAQEVLKILLPHTGNSLRVGITGVPGVGKSTFIETFGCHLVEQGHKVAVLAVDPSSSISGGSILGDKTRMERLSKEERCFIRPSPAGVTLGGVARKTRETMLVCEAAGFDVVLIETVGVGQSETTVRSMVDFFLLLMLAGAGDELQGIKKGIMELADALVITKADGKNKLIAQTARAEYERALHYLQPSTEGWVSHAYTCSSVTNEGIDEIWKVIRKYRDITGKSGVFERHRKEQNIKWVHEMVDDHLRSVFARHPEVNRIIKDVERSVADGELPAVAAVQQLIAVFECKV; from the coding sequence ATGACATCGAACACCAAAATGCCGGAGTGGGCTCCGGAGGGTAACTGTGAAGGGTTTGCCTGCCGAGTAATGGATGGGGTGGAAGCGGGTCATGATGGGATCAGCACCTACAATGGCACGGGAAAAGGGAGTAAAATCGCTGTTCGTCATCGTCGCCCGCAGCTTGATGCCGAGCAGTATGCCGAGGGCGTGCTGCGCGGTGATCTGGCCGTGCTCGGCCGGGCCATCACCCTGGTAGAGAGCAATGCGGCACAGCATATCGAAAAGGCTCAGGAGGTGTTGAAAATCCTCCTGCCCCACACCGGTAACTCTCTCCGGGTGGGTATCACCGGTGTGCCTGGCGTGGGCAAATCGACCTTTATTGAGACCTTTGGTTGTCATCTGGTTGAACAGGGACACAAGGTGGCGGTGCTGGCGGTGGATCCATCCAGCTCCATTTCCGGTGGCTCGATTCTCGGCGATAAAACCCGTATGGAGCGGTTGAGCAAGGAAGAGCGTTGTTTTATTCGTCCATCACCTGCCGGTGTCACCTTAGGTGGAGTGGCGCGTAAAACCCGTGAAACCATGCTGGTCTGTGAGGCTGCCGGATTCGATGTGGTCCTGATCGAAACCGTTGGTGTGGGGCAGAGTGAGACCACGGTCCGGTCCATGGTCGATTTTTTTCTGCTGCTGATGCTGGCCGGTGCCGGTGATGAGTTACAGGGCATCAAGAAGGGGATCATGGAGTTGGCTGACGCCCTGGTGATCACCAAGGCCGACGGCAAGAACAAGCTGATCGCCCAGACCGCACGGGCTGAATACGAGCGTGCTCTGCATTACCTGCAACCCTCCACCGAGGGCTGGGTTTCACATGCCTACACCTGTTCGTCCGTGACCAATGAGGGCATTGACGAGATCTGGAAAGTGATCCGTAAATACCGTGATATCACGGGTAAGTCCGGTGTGTTTGAACGCCACCGCAAGGAACAGAATATCAAATGGGTCCATGAGATGGTGGATGACCACCTGCGTTCGGTTTTTGCCAGGCATCCGGAGGTCAACCGTATCATTAAGGATGTCGAACGCAGCGTGGCTGATGGCGAACTGCCGGCGGTGGCGGCGGTGCAGCAACTGATCGCCGTGTTCGAGTGTAAAGTCTGA
- a CDS encoding virulence RhuM family protein, which translates to MSTPDRGELIVYRTEDGQVQIQLQAQDGSVWLNQGEMAVLFDTTKQNISLHIKNILKEEELPEASVVKEYLTTAEDGKRYKTKHYNLHMILAVGYRVRSPRGTQFRQWATAHLAEYLVKGFVMDGKRLKDPGGWDYFDELLARIREIRASEKRFYQKVRDLFALSSDYRSDDHVARLFFAETQNKLLFAVTGQTAAEIVVSRVDPNVPNMALTSWSGSRVRKHDVIVAKNYLSADEVDTLNRLVVIFLEQAELRVKERKQLTLDYWRLNVDRLLDFNERAVLTHTGSVSREAMERIVHERFNTFDENRRIAEARQADAEDMAELARIEKQLEQKKTER; encoded by the coding sequence GTGAGTACACCAGACCGTGGGGAGCTGATCGTTTATCGTACTGAGGATGGACAGGTACAAATCCAACTGCAAGCTCAGGATGGCTCCGTTTGGCTCAACCAGGGCGAGATGGCCGTGCTGTTTGATACCACCAAGCAGAACATCAGCCTGCATATCAAAAATATCCTCAAAGAAGAGGAGCTGCCTGAAGCTTCAGTTGTCAAGGAATACTTGACAACTGCCGAAGACGGCAAACGCTACAAGACCAAACATTACAACCTACACATGATCCTGGCCGTGGGCTACCGGGTGCGCTCGCCGCGCGGTACCCAGTTCCGTCAGTGGGCCACCGCCCACCTGGCTGAGTACCTGGTCAAGGGCTTTGTCATGGATGGCAAGCGGCTCAAAGACCCTGGCGGTTGGGATTACTTTGACGAGCTGCTGGCCCGCATCCGCGAAATCCGCGCTTCGGAGAAACGCTTCTACCAGAAAGTGCGCGACCTCTTTGCGCTCAGCTCCGACTACCGTTCCGATGACCACGTCGCCCGGCTCTTTTTTGCTGAAACTCAGAACAAACTGCTCTTTGCTGTCACCGGGCAGACCGCCGCTGAGATCGTTGTCTCTCGCGTCGATCCGAATGTTCCCAACATGGCCCTCACCAGCTGGAGCGGTTCGCGGGTACGCAAACACGATGTAATCGTGGCCAAGAACTACCTGTCTGCTGACGAGGTGGACACCCTCAACCGGCTGGTAGTCATCTTTCTGGAACAGGCTGAATTACGGGTAAAGGAGCGTAAGCAACTTACCCTTGATTACTGGCGGCTGAATGTGGATCGCCTGTTGGACTTCAACGAAAGGGCGGTACTCACCCACACCGGCAGTGTTTCACGTGAGGCCATGGAACGTATCGTCCACGAACGCTTCAACACCTTTGATGAAAACCGCCGTATTGCCGAGGCCAGACAGGCCGATGCTGAGGACATGGCAGAGCTTGCGCGGATTGAAAAACAACTTGAACAGAAGAAGACAGAGCGATGA
- a CDS encoding restriction endonuclease subunit S yields the protein MKLREMQGSHEGMKTRRIDWKTIPLRYVCQLNPSVDFSEFEEDDELTFLPMDRVKNGYFFPNTDKFSRYTSSYNAFEEGDIVLAKVTPCFENGNIAVVQNLEGGKGFGSSELFVIRPKKINRKFLFYYFQSSSFKQEGEASMTGAGGLKRVSPDLLRQHHLPYPDSETQRLIADYLDRETARIDALVAEKEKMLALLEEKRAALISRAVTRGLDPTVPLKPSGLDWLEDIPAHWEILPIKYVATVGNGSTPTVDNSDYWDDEGFPWMNSSVVNMEVVTGASRGVTDKALKECHLPIISPPAVLVGITGQGKTRGMASILMRHATINQHLAYLKPQDGRLLAEYLRFVLVRAYSFLRSDSDGAGSTKGAITCDQIGNFRIPIPAIEEQVRILLLIKQGNEGTKNVKKELENSIRLLRERRAALITAAVTGQISKKEMRI from the coding sequence ATGAAGTTGAGGGAGATGCAGGGCTCACACGAAGGAATGAAGACACGAAGAATTGATTGGAAAACCATTCCGTTGCGTTATGTTTGCCAGCTTAACCCCTCTGTCGATTTCAGTGAATTTGAAGAGGACGACGAATTGACCTTTCTACCCATGGACAGGGTTAAGAACGGCTATTTTTTTCCGAATACCGATAAATTTTCCAGGTACACATCTTCTTACAATGCCTTTGAAGAAGGCGATATTGTTCTTGCCAAGGTCACGCCTTGTTTTGAAAATGGTAACATTGCTGTTGTTCAAAATCTTGAAGGTGGCAAAGGATTCGGAAGCTCGGAGCTTTTTGTCATAAGGCCTAAAAAGATCAATCGAAAATTTCTCTTCTACTACTTCCAATCCTCATCCTTCAAGCAGGAGGGTGAGGCTTCCATGACGGGTGCAGGAGGCCTCAAGCGGGTATCGCCTGATCTGCTGCGCCAACATCACTTGCCTTATCCTGATAGTGAAACCCAACGCCTGATCGCCGACTACCTCGACCGCGAAACCGCGCGCATTGATGCGCTGGTAGCGGAAAAGGAAAAGATGCTGGCCCTGCTGGAAGAAAAGCGTGCTGCCCTCATCAGCCGCGCTGTCACCCGTGGCCTCGACCCCACCGTGCCTCTCAAACCCTCGGGCCTCGACTGGCTGGAAGATATCCCGGCACATTGGGAGATCCTACCGATAAAATACGTGGCAACGGTGGGAAATGGTTCGACACCAACGGTCGACAACTCAGATTACTGGGATGACGAAGGATTCCCTTGGATGAACAGCTCCGTCGTCAACATGGAAGTCGTTACAGGAGCATCACGTGGTGTTACAGACAAAGCTTTGAAGGAATGCCACCTGCCGATAATCTCACCCCCTGCTGTTCTGGTTGGCATCACCGGCCAGGGAAAGACACGCGGTATGGCGTCTATATTGATGCGCCATGCAACAATAAATCAGCATCTCGCCTATCTAAAGCCACAGGATGGTCGACTATTGGCCGAATACCTGCGGTTTGTTCTAGTTCGGGCCTATTCTTTCCTGAGGAGTGACAGTGATGGTGCTGGAAGCACTAAGGGTGCTATTACCTGCGATCAGATTGGTAATTTCCGAATCCCGATACCCGCTATCGAAGAACAAGTACGTATTCTGCTCCTGATAAAGCAGGGGAATGAAGGGACCAAGAATGTCAAGAAAGAGCTTGAGAACTCTATAAGACTTCTACGAGAACGCCGTGCCGCCCTGATCACTGCCGCTGTGACCGGCCAGATTTCAAAAAAGGAGATGCGGATATGA
- a CDS encoding PDDEXK nuclease domain-containing protein produces MKNEASFAQLVNSIQTAHRKLAAQAGRAVNISLTLRNWLIGYYIAEYELNGKDRAEYGENLLGRLSTELQSSGVSICGKRQLYWYLRFYHVYPQIVRSLPPQFQPMDFKDIMDAGDRDSRIVRSATALSIIDPQKLIGSMSYTHFEQLIAIDDATKRAFYEVECIRGNWSVRELKRQINSLYYERSGLSLEKKKLAKQVQQYAEPQPVFNIRDPYVFEFLGLKSAEVMSESHLEQQLTEKLQEFLLELGHGFCFEARQKRVLIGDEHFFVDLVFYHRILKCHVLVELKLEKFSHENLGQLNTYVSWYKANMMTDGDNPPVGILLCTGKNHVLVEYALAGMDNQLFVSKYLLELPQKEEMQRFIDEQLREVTE; encoded by the coding sequence GTGAAAAATGAGGCCAGCTTTGCACAGTTGGTTAACAGCATCCAGACCGCCCACCGTAAATTGGCAGCCCAGGCTGGCAGAGCTGTCAACATCAGTCTGACCCTGCGTAACTGGCTGATCGGGTATTACATTGCCGAGTACGAGTTGAACGGCAAAGACCGGGCTGAATATGGGGAGAACTTATTGGGACGGCTTTCCACAGAGCTTCAGAGTTCCGGAGTGAGTATCTGCGGGAAGCGCCAGCTATATTGGTATCTCCGATTTTACCACGTCTATCCACAAATAGTGCGGTCACTGCCCCCACAATTTCAACCAATGGATTTTAAAGATATTATGGATGCGGGAGACCGTGACTCCCGAATTGTGCGGTCAGCGACCGCACTTTCCATAATTGACCCCCAGAAACTCATCGGTTCCATGTCCTATACCCATTTTGAACAGCTCATCGCCATTGACGATGCCACCAAACGAGCCTTTTATGAGGTGGAGTGCATACGCGGCAACTGGTCTGTGCGCGAGTTGAAACGCCAGATCAACAGCCTCTACTACGAGCGTTCAGGACTTTCGCTAGAAAAGAAGAAGCTGGCCAAACAAGTGCAGCAGTATGCCGAACCACAGCCGGTCTTCAACATCCGCGATCCCTATGTTTTCGAATTTCTGGGTCTCAAATCGGCCGAGGTGATGAGTGAATCGCATCTTGAACAGCAGCTTACCGAAAAGCTACAGGAGTTTCTGCTTGAACTGGGGCACGGCTTCTGCTTTGAAGCGCGCCAGAAGCGGGTTCTCATCGGTGACGAGCATTTCTTTGTTGATCTGGTCTTTTATCACCGTATTCTCAAATGCCATGTACTGGTGGAACTGAAGCTGGAAAAATTCAGCCATGAAAACCTTGGCCAGCTCAATACCTACGTCAGTTGGTACAAGGCTAACATGATGACCGATGGTGACAACCCGCCGGTGGGCATCCTGCTTTGCACCGGCAAGAACCACGTCCTTGTTGAATATGCGCTGGCCGGCATGGACAACCAGTTGTTCGTTTCCAAATACCTGCTGGAGTTGCCGCAGAAAGAAGAGATGCAGCGGTTCATTGATGAGCAGTTACGGGAGGTAACGGAGTGA
- the feoB gene encoding Fe(2+) transporter permease subunit FeoB yields MSTHTFTIGVVGNPNCGKSTLFNCLTGAKQQVGNWPGVTVDRKTGWYQDGDRKVVVIDTPGIYSLAASSLDEQVASDFILSREAHLIVNIVDASNIERNLYLTSQLLEMGVPMIIALNMMDMAAERKLSIDVKGLAERLGCPVIPLVASKDEGVKELKAAILAAVETIAAPTAELIYPEPVEAARESLAVQLKEACAATKLDPHWLALKLLEGDHHAASQVSLRQEVLDTVRTLQDKIEEDLDEEADIVIASARYGFVSWLTRDLIKKQGQAGAALSDRIDRVVLSRVFGIPVFLMAMYLMFMITINMGEIFIDFFDELAGTIFVDGLGELLSGFGTPEWLVAVLATGIGSGIQTMATFIPPIGFMFLCLSVLEDSGYMARAAFVMDRFMRFIGLPGKAFVPMLVGFGCNVPAIMATRTLENERDRILTIMMNPFMSCGARLPVYALFAAAFFPTNGQNLVFFLYLIGIGFAVLTGLILKNTLLKGETTPFIMEMPPYHLPSVRTVLMRTYDRLSSFLFRAGKVLIPVIMVLSILNSLGTDGSFGNEDADKSVLAAASQVITPALEPLGVSAENWPATLGVFTGIFAKEAVVGTLNALYAGFDQQEQAEAEAEESFDFWGGIAAAFATIPENARGMLDTLTDPLGLSIGDVSDLSSAAEEQEVSEATFGSMVRLFGSQSAAFAYLLFVLLYFPCSAAIAAVYRETNLAWTLFAGFWTTFMAYLAATLFYQVANFTAHPRYSATVIGADLVALAAVVLALYLVSRSRQRQKAGAVVITPGAVAGSAGEQ; encoded by the coding sequence GTGAGCACTCATACCTTTACCATTGGTGTTGTCGGCAACCCGAACTGCGGTAAAAGCACCCTGTTCAACTGTCTGACCGGTGCCAAGCAGCAGGTCGGCAACTGGCCCGGGGTGACAGTTGACCGCAAGACCGGCTGGTACCAGGACGGCGACCGGAAGGTGGTGGTGATCGATACCCCCGGTATCTACTCTCTGGCCGCCTCAAGCCTGGATGAGCAGGTAGCCAGCGATTTCATCCTGTCCCGCGAAGCCCATCTGATCGTCAACATCGTTGATGCGTCCAACATCGAGCGCAACCTCTACCTGACGAGCCAGCTGCTGGAAATGGGTGTGCCCATGATCATCGCGCTCAATATGATGGACATGGCTGCCGAGCGTAAACTGTCCATCGATGTCAAGGGCCTGGCCGAGCGGCTTGGCTGTCCGGTCATCCCTCTGGTTGCCTCAAAGGATGAGGGTGTTAAGGAGCTGAAAGCGGCGATCCTCGCTGCAGTCGAAACCATTGCCGCGCCGACAGCGGAGTTGATCTACCCGGAGCCGGTGGAGGCGGCCAGAGAGAGCCTGGCGGTTCAGCTTAAGGAAGCCTGCGCAGCCACGAAGCTCGATCCGCACTGGCTGGCGCTTAAGCTGCTCGAAGGCGATCATCATGCGGCATCACAGGTCTCTTTGCGTCAGGAAGTCCTCGACACCGTCAGGACCCTGCAGGATAAGATCGAGGAAGATCTGGATGAAGAGGCGGATATTGTCATTGCCTCGGCCCGTTATGGCTTTGTTTCCTGGCTGACCCGCGATCTGATCAAAAAGCAGGGACAGGCCGGTGCCGCCCTGTCCGACCGTATCGACCGGGTAGTGCTCAGCCGGGTGTTTGGTATTCCCGTCTTTTTGATGGCCATGTATCTGATGTTCATGATCACCATCAATATGGGCGAGATATTTATTGATTTTTTTGATGAGCTGGCCGGTACGATCTTTGTAGACGGGCTGGGTGAACTGCTGAGTGGTTTCGGCACCCCCGAGTGGCTGGTTGCCGTTCTGGCGACCGGTATCGGCAGCGGTATCCAGACCATGGCCACCTTCATCCCTCCCATCGGCTTCATGTTTCTCTGCCTTTCTGTTCTGGAAGACTCGGGGTACATGGCACGGGCCGCCTTTGTTATGGACCGGTTTATGCGTTTCATCGGCCTGCCCGGAAAGGCCTTTGTCCCGATGCTGGTCGGTTTCGGCTGCAACGTACCGGCGATCATGGCCACCCGTACCCTGGAAAACGAGCGCGATCGTATCCTAACCATCATGATGAACCCCTTTATGTCCTGTGGGGCGCGCCTGCCGGTCTATGCCCTTTTTGCGGCCGCCTTCTTTCCCACCAACGGGCAGAACCTCGTGTTTTTTCTGTATCTGATCGGTATCGGCTTTGCTGTGCTCACCGGTCTTATCCTTAAAAACACCCTGCTCAAGGGCGAGACAACCCCATTTATTATGGAGATGCCGCCGTACCACCTGCCTTCGGTACGCACCGTCCTGATGCGCACTTACGATCGCCTCAGCTCCTTTCTTTTCCGAGCAGGCAAGGTGCTGATTCCGGTGATCATGGTACTGTCCATCCTCAACTCTCTGGGCACGGATGGAAGCTTTGGCAACGAAGATGCCGACAAGTCCGTGTTGGCAGCGGCCAGCCAGGTCATTACCCCGGCCCTTGAGCCGCTTGGCGTCAGTGCTGAGAACTGGCCGGCCACGCTCGGTGTGTTTACCGGTATCTTTGCCAAGGAGGCTGTGGTGGGCACCTTGAATGCCCTGTATGCCGGTTTCGATCAGCAGGAGCAGGCGGAAGCCGAGGCAGAGGAGAGCTTTGATTTCTGGGGCGGCATTGCTGCGGCTTTTGCCACCATCCCTGAGAATGCACGGGGTATGCTCGACACGCTGACCGATCCGCTCGGCCTGTCGATAGGTGATGTCAGTGATCTGTCAAGTGCTGCCGAAGAGCAGGAGGTCAGTGAGGCAACCTTTGGCTCGATGGTGCGCCTGTTCGGCAGTCAGAGTGCCGCCTTTGCCTACCTGCTGTTCGTGCTGCTCTATTTCCCGTGCAGTGCCGCCATTGCTGCGGTGTACCGGGAGACCAACCTGGCCTGGACCCTTTTCGCCGGCTTCTGGACAACCTTTATGGCCTATCTGGCCGCCACCCTCTTTTACCAGGTGGCTAACTTTACCGCTCATCCGCGTTATTCGGCCACTGTCATTGGCGCTGATCTGGTGGCCCTTGCAGCTGTGGTTCTGGCCCTGTATCTGGTCAGCCGTTCACGGCAACGACAAAAGGCCGGAGCTGTTGTGATAACACCCGGTGCGGTAGCCGGCTCGGCAGGAGAACAGTGA
- a CDS encoding type I restriction-modification system subunit M, with the protein MTSGNFQQLANFIWSVADLLRGPYRPPQYERVMLPLTVLRRFDAVLAPTKEMILKRFNTLKDKNPQLVDGVLNTLATDDNGQPLGFHNHSQLDFPKLKGDPDNIGRHLTDYINGFSENIRKIFERFEFEQEIAKLEEANRLYQVVAQFAEIDLHPRHVDNITMGLVFEDLIRRFNEAANETAGDHFTPREVIRLMVNLLLEPDTQVLTQAGKIVTICDPACGTGGMLAESQNWIRAHNEQATVKVYGQDYNPRSYAVAASDLLIKGHRDSRIEYGNTLVDDQFSGKRFDYLLANPPFGVDWKAEKKAIDRLDDFRGYRGKLPRVNDGALLFLIHMIAKFQPWQQGNIDKPGSRIAIVFNGSPLFTGGAGSGESEIRRWIIEHDWLEAIVALPEQMFYNTGIGTFVWVLSNRKEKHRKGRIQLIDARERWTPMKRSLGNKRRWLDEKAINKISREHGALTESTTSKVFDNTYFGYRRVSILRPLRLKFQITQEAKDRYLNTCPELLDAVLVIEDALGSEPHYDWNSVWSQVQKIVKDLSDDLEGWAKGAKGTAQKKAFRDAFTEVDPEAVPVIAKVHKEAALDTKALFPGQDLAHTKARRQEEIQELLGLNQTRKGRFVEYEPDQALKDFENIPLKEDIVSYVLREVRPYVPDAWIDRGTLDEQDGGIGKVGYEINFNREFFQYQPPRPLAEIDAELEAVEKRIMALLREVTE; encoded by the coding sequence ATGACTTCTGGTAATTTTCAGCAGCTGGCAAACTTCATCTGGTCTGTGGCCGACCTCCTGCGCGGACCGTACCGGCCGCCACAGTACGAACGGGTCATGCTGCCTTTGACGGTGTTGCGCCGTTTTGACGCGGTGCTGGCTCCCACCAAGGAGATGATACTCAAACGTTTTAATACCTTGAAGGATAAAAACCCGCAGCTGGTGGATGGAGTGCTCAATACACTGGCCACAGACGACAACGGCCAGCCACTTGGCTTTCACAATCACAGTCAGCTCGACTTTCCCAAGCTCAAGGGCGACCCGGACAATATCGGCCGTCATCTGACTGATTACATCAACGGTTTTTCCGAGAACATCCGCAAGATCTTCGAACGCTTTGAGTTCGAACAGGAAATTGCCAAACTCGAAGAAGCTAACCGACTCTATCAAGTGGTAGCCCAATTTGCTGAAATCGACCTGCACCCCCGCCATGTGGATAACATCACCATGGGGCTGGTGTTCGAAGACCTGATCCGGCGCTTTAATGAAGCAGCCAATGAAACGGCTGGTGATCACTTTACCCCGCGCGAGGTCATCCGTCTGATGGTCAACCTGCTGCTGGAACCTGATACCCAGGTGCTTACCCAGGCAGGCAAGATTGTCACTATCTGTGACCCGGCCTGCGGTACCGGTGGCATGCTGGCCGAAAGCCAGAACTGGATTCGCGCTCACAACGAACAGGCCACAGTCAAGGTCTACGGTCAGGACTACAACCCGCGCTCCTATGCTGTGGCCGCCTCCGACCTGCTGATCAAAGGACACCGAGACAGCCGCATTGAGTACGGCAACACCCTGGTTGACGATCAGTTCTCCGGCAAACGCTTTGACTACCTGCTGGCCAACCCTCCTTTTGGCGTGGACTGGAAGGCAGAGAAGAAAGCCATCGACCGCCTGGATGACTTTCGCGGCTACAGGGGCAAGCTGCCACGCGTCAACGACGGTGCACTGCTCTTTCTGATCCACATGATCGCCAAGTTTCAGCCATGGCAGCAGGGCAACATTGATAAACCAGGCTCACGTATTGCCATTGTTTTCAACGGCTCGCCTCTCTTCACCGGCGGTGCTGGTAGTGGTGAAAGTGAAATCCGCCGCTGGATAATAGAACACGACTGGCTGGAAGCCATTGTCGCCCTGCCCGAACAGATGTTCTACAACACGGGCATTGGCACCTTTGTCTGGGTGCTCAGCAACCGCAAGGAAAAGCACCGCAAGGGCAGGATCCAGCTGATCGATGCCCGCGAGCGCTGGACACCGATGAAACGCAGTCTGGGCAACAAGCGCCGCTGGCTGGATGAAAAGGCTATCAATAAAATCAGCCGTGAGCACGGCGCATTGACCGAATCAACGACCAGCAAAGTCTTTGATAATACCTATTTCGGCTACCGCCGCGTCAGCATCCTGCGCCCGCTACGCCTGAAGTTTCAGATCACTCAGGAGGCCAAGGATCGCTACCTGAACACCTGCCCGGAACTGCTCGACGCGGTGTTGGTCATTGAAGATGCACTGGGCAGTGAACCGCATTACGACTGGAACAGCGTCTGGAGCCAGGTGCAGAAGATTGTCAAAGACCTGTCTGACGATCTGGAAGGCTGGGCCAAGGGAGCCAAGGGTACAGCACAGAAAAAAGCCTTTCGTGATGCCTTTACTGAGGTTGACCCCGAGGCTGTGCCGGTTATCGCCAAAGTGCACAAGGAGGCCGCTCTGGATACCAAAGCGTTGTTTCCCGGCCAGGATTTGGCTCACACGAAGGCACGAAGACAGGAAGAAATTCAAGAATTGCTGGGCCTGAACCAAACGCGCAAGGGTAGGTTTGTCGAGTACGAACCCGACCAGGCGCTGAAGGACTTTGAGAATATCCCTCTGAAGGAAGATATTGTCAGCTATGTACTGCGCGAGGTGCGGCCCTATGTGCCTGACGCCTGGATCGACCGTGGGACCCTGGACGAACAGGACGGCGGCATCGGCAAGGTGGGGTATGAGATCAACTTTAACCGCGAATTTTTCCAGTACCAGCCGCCGCGACCACTGGCTGAGATCGATGCAGAGCTAGAGGCAGTGGAAAAGCGGATCATGGCGCTCTTGCGGGAGGTGACGGAGTGA
- a CDS encoding FeoA family protein produces MANSYIPSHPLVLAGEGEVVKVVSLRGGHKFRGRLLSMGINVEDTLVVVHKQPSGAVLIEKSGCRYGLGGGMAHKINVIKVE; encoded by the coding sequence ATGGCGAACAGTTATATTCCTTCACATCCCCTCGTTCTTGCCGGTGAAGGCGAGGTGGTCAAAGTTGTTTCCCTGCGTGGTGGCCACAAGTTTCGGGGGCGCCTGTTGAGTATGGGCATCAATGTTGAGGACACGCTTGTGGTTGTGCACAAGCAGCCCAGCGGTGCTGTGCTCATTGAAAAATCCGGGTGCCGGTACGGTCTGGGTGGCGGTATGGCGCATAAAATTAACGTTATCAAGGTGGAGTAG